The Streptomyces sp. NBC_01353 genome contains a region encoding:
- a CDS encoding cytochrome P450: MNDESNSGIRPDGWAAVPRMEPAQAPRVWANGPGAARVRADAPFVAERSPSRTVAPSPLDPGAGRDPHRVHRVLREEFPLTYDPLLRAWVLSRYADVAGALTDARFTHGHRPGDPPCAQTHVDVDEGELRSVAARTAFVLARRIADRRQADLVADFCHWLPAGTVAAAVGVPYRDMMRLVRGRAASALAGQCTGQIAVREKALANFLANVLVDREHATALLDAPAGQIARAWTESLRRDPPVQIAVRRTGAEVRVSGGTIPAGEPVALLIGAASRDPERFRDPDRYDPLRDDPDQLTYGRGVCPAVLLAGLEAEYALRALFHAMPHLRLAEGFRPERTGVITRAPRNLLVRPGG, from the coding sequence CCCGCGCGTATGGGCGAACGGCCCCGGGGCCGCGCGGGTCCGGGCGGACGCGCCCTTCGTCGCCGAGCGGTCGCCGAGCCGGACCGTCGCGCCCAGCCCCCTCGATCCCGGTGCCGGCCGGGACCCGCACCGCGTCCACCGGGTGCTGCGGGAGGAGTTCCCGCTCACCTACGACCCGCTGCTGCGGGCCTGGGTGCTCAGCCGGTACGCCGATGTCGCCGGCGCCCTCACCGACGCCCGCTTCACGCACGGCCACCGGCCCGGCGACCCGCCGTGTGCGCAGACACACGTCGATGTCGACGAGGGCGAGCTCCGGAGCGTCGCCGCCCGCACCGCCTTCGTCCTCGCCCGCCGCATCGCCGACCGTCGCCAGGCCGACCTGGTCGCGGACTTCTGCCACTGGCTGCCCGCCGGCACCGTCGCCGCCGCCGTCGGAGTGCCGTACCGGGACATGATGCGGCTGGTCCGCGGCCGCGCCGCCTCCGCGCTCGCCGGTCAGTGCACGGGCCAGATCGCGGTACGGGAGAAGGCCCTCGCCAACTTTCTCGCCAACGTGCTCGTCGACCGGGAGCACGCGACGGCCCTCCTGGACGCCCCGGCCGGGCAGATCGCCCGCGCCTGGACGGAGTCGCTGCGCCGCGACCCGCCCGTACAGATCGCGGTCCGGCGCACCGGCGCCGAGGTACGGGTGAGCGGCGGCACGATCCCGGCGGGGGAGCCCGTCGCGCTGCTGATCGGGGCCGCGAGCCGTGACCCGGAGCGCTTCCGCGACCCCGACCGCTACGACCCGCTGCGCGACGACCCCGATCAACTCACCTACGGCAGAGGCGTCTGCCCCGCGGTCCTCCTCGCGGGCCTGGAAGCCGAGTACGCCCTACGGGCCCTGTTCCACGCGATGCCCCACCTCCGCCTCGCGGAGGGCTTCCGCCCCGAACGCACGGGCGTGATCACCCGAGCCCCACGGAACCTCCTGGTACGGCCCGGGGGCTAG